Proteins encoded together in one Streptomyces sp. TLI_171 window:
- a CDS encoding lysophospholipid acyltransferase family protein produces MTAVREPADPAAKVIPIESAPSWSGPEPRPALADRLADGVGAALSGQLGATATRLLGKGWEQRATNGLGFLRRRLTGDYEVDDFGFDRELTEEVFLALLRPLAEKYFRVEVRGTEHIPAEGGVLIVANHSGTVPLDALMTQVAVHDHAHRHLRMLAADLVFVLPVVNELARKAGHTLACNEDAQTLLERGEVVGVWPEGFKGIGKPFADRYKLQRFGRGGFVASALRAGVPIVPCSIVGAEETYPMIGNFKTLARLLGLPYVPITPTFPWLGPLGAIPLPTKWTIQFGEPIPTDSYPKDAAEDPMLVFNLTDQVRETIQHTLYKLLVQRRSVFG; encoded by the coding sequence ATGACAGCTGTCCGGGAGCCCGCCGACCCGGCGGCCAAGGTCATCCCGATCGAGTCCGCCCCCAGCTGGAGCGGCCCCGAGCCGCGCCCGGCGCTGGCCGACCGGCTGGCCGACGGCGTCGGCGCGGCGCTCTCCGGCCAGCTCGGCGCGACCGCCACCCGGCTGCTCGGCAAGGGCTGGGAGCAGCGGGCCACCAACGGGCTGGGCTTCCTGCGCCGCCGCCTGACCGGCGACTACGAGGTCGACGACTTCGGGTTCGACCGGGAGCTGACCGAGGAGGTGTTCCTCGCGCTGCTGCGGCCGCTGGCGGAGAAGTACTTCCGGGTCGAGGTCCGCGGCACCGAGCACATCCCGGCCGAGGGCGGGGTGCTGATCGTGGCCAACCACTCCGGCACCGTCCCGCTGGACGCGTTGATGACGCAGGTCGCGGTGCACGACCACGCCCACCGGCACCTGCGGATGCTGGCCGCCGACCTGGTCTTCGTGCTGCCGGTGGTGAACGAGCTGGCCCGCAAGGCCGGGCACACCCTGGCCTGCAACGAGGACGCCCAGACCCTGCTGGAGCGCGGCGAGGTGGTCGGGGTCTGGCCGGAGGGCTTCAAGGGCATCGGCAAGCCGTTCGCCGACCGCTACAAGTTGCAGCGATTCGGCCGGGGCGGGTTCGTGGCCTCCGCGCTGCGGGCCGGGGTGCCGATCGTGCCCTGCTCGATCGTCGGGGCGGAGGAGACCTACCCGATGATCGGCAACTTCAAGACGCTGGCCCGGCTGCTCGGCCTGCCCTACGTGCCGATCACCCCGACCTTCCCGTGGCTGGGCCCGCTCGGGGCGATCCCGCTGCCGACGAAGTGGACCATCCAGTTCGGCGAGCCGATCCCGACCGACAGCTACCCGAAGGACGCCGCCGAGGACCCGATGCTGGTCTTCAACCTGACCGACCAGGTCCGCGAGACCATCCAGCACACGCTCTACAAGCTGCTGGTCCAGCGCCGCTCCGTCTTCGGCTGA
- a CDS encoding NAD-dependent epimerase/dehydratase family protein yields the protein MGKVVLVTGVARRLGARFAGQIAEQPGVDRVVGVDAGPPPQELPFGVRFAQVDLRRPAIARVIAEHEVDTVVHLNVTALGGGGRATVKETNVIGTMQLLGACQKAPGLRRLVVKSTTAVYGSAPRDPAVFGERMQSKALPSGGFARDAAEVEGYVRGFARRRPDVDVTVLRFANILGRDGDTPLAAYFRLPLLPTALGHDPRLQFVHEDDALEVLRLAALGAPTGTYNVAGDGVLLLSQCARRLGRPTVPLLRPALGAVAQLARQLTAPADRAFSQEQLQLLTHGRVVDTALLRGTFGFTPHWTTAEAFADFAAHESPGLLPPARLAAVTDRLAGLLGDHRPTETEELRPR from the coding sequence GTGGGCAAGGTCGTGCTCGTCACCGGCGTGGCGCGCCGGCTCGGCGCGCGGTTCGCCGGGCAGATCGCCGAACAGCCGGGCGTGGACCGGGTGGTGGGGGTGGACGCCGGGCCGCCGCCGCAGGAGCTGCCGTTCGGGGTGCGGTTCGCCCAGGTCGACCTGCGGCGCCCGGCGATCGCCCGGGTGATCGCCGAGCACGAGGTCGACACCGTGGTCCACCTGAACGTCACCGCGCTCGGCGGCGGCGGCCGGGCCACGGTGAAGGAGACCAACGTCATCGGCACCATGCAGCTGCTCGGGGCCTGCCAGAAGGCCCCCGGTCTGCGCCGACTGGTCGTCAAGTCCACCACCGCCGTCTACGGCTCCGCGCCCCGCGACCCCGCGGTGTTCGGCGAGCGGATGCAGTCCAAGGCGCTGCCGTCGGGCGGCTTCGCCCGGGACGCCGCCGAGGTCGAGGGCTACGTCCGCGGCTTCGCCCGGCGCCGCCCGGACGTCGACGTGACGGTGCTGCGCTTCGCCAACATCCTCGGCCGGGACGGCGACACCCCGCTCGCCGCGTACTTCCGCCTCCCGCTGCTGCCCACCGCGCTCGGCCACGACCCCCGGCTGCAGTTCGTCCACGAGGACGACGCGCTGGAGGTGCTGCGGCTGGCCGCGCTCGGTGCGCCGACCGGCACCTACAACGTGGCGGGGGACGGCGTGCTGCTGCTCTCGCAGTGCGCCCGCCGGCTCGGCCGGCCCACCGTGCCGCTGCTGCGGCCCGCGCTCGGCGCGGTCGCCCAGCTGGCCCGGCAGCTGACCGCCCCGGCGGACCGCGCGTTCTCCCAGGAGCAGCTCCAACTGCTCACCCACGGGCGGGTGGTGGACACCGCCCTGCTGCGCGGGACGTTCGGCTTCACGCCGCACTGGACCACCGCCGAGGCGTTCGCCGACTTCGCCGCCCATGAGTCGCCGGGTCTGCTTCCGCCCGCCCGGCTGGCCGCCGTCACCGACCGGCTGGCCGGCCTGCTCGGCGACCACCGACCCACCGAGACCGAGGAGTTGAGGCCGCGATGA
- a CDS encoding 30S ribosomal protein bS22 — MGSVIKKRRKRMAKKKHRKLLKRTRVQRRNKK, encoded by the coding sequence GTGGGCTCTGTCATCAAGAAGCGTCGCAAGCGTATGGCCAAGAAGAAGCACCGCAAGCTTCTGAAGCGCACTCGCGTGCAGCGTCGCAACAAGAAGTAA
- a CDS encoding helix-turn-helix domain-containing protein — MSSGERPLQDVVFLTVAEVASVMRVSKMTVYRLVHSGELPAIRVGRSFRVPEQKVHEYLQESYVRLQSA; from the coding sequence ATGAGTTCCGGCGAGCGTCCCCTGCAGGATGTCGTCTTCCTGACCGTGGCCGAGGTCGCCTCGGTGATGCGGGTGTCGAAGATGACGGTCTACCGCCTCGTGCACAGCGGCGAGCTTCCGGCCATCCGGGTCGGACGCTCCTTCCGGGTGCCCGAGCAGAAGGTGCACGAGTACCTCCAGGAGTCCTACGTGCGGCTGCAGAGCGCGTAG
- a CDS encoding phosphatase, protein MNAREELRAHLLKHRLAGPEVPTPRQNNLRHYRLFAQADPRSLMGLEPEPRRDEAAVLRLMVERVGVNPDPRHLEGPDSIDPELALAALDRLAELVRRTADKRGSVLAGTGHPTKLAGFHNALAGALEAAGCTVHTPARGVRFREPTPEGERPRYLDLVDRVVVMRALDGPERPGRPGPGDLAHTHSPLPVRLALTALADAGHRPPDLVLGDHGWLCGAGRLGIPAGGIADCNDVAPFAAEAAGLVEVVVPLEDGSAPDCYRPLSDYVLQRADLAPYNS, encoded by the coding sequence GTGAACGCCCGCGAGGAGCTCCGCGCCCACCTGCTGAAGCACCGCCTGGCGGGCCCCGAGGTGCCGACGCCCCGTCAGAACAACCTGCGGCACTACCGGCTGTTCGCCCAGGCCGATCCGAGGTCGCTGATGGGCCTCGAACCGGAGCCGCGCCGCGACGAGGCCGCCGTGCTGCGGCTGATGGTCGAACGGGTCGGCGTGAACCCCGACCCCCGCCACCTGGAGGGCCCGGACTCCATCGACCCGGAGCTGGCCCTGGCCGCCCTGGACCGGCTGGCCGAGCTGGTCCGCCGCACCGCCGACAAGCGCGGCAGCGTGCTGGCCGGCACTGGGCACCCGACCAAGCTCGCCGGTTTCCACAACGCGCTGGCCGGCGCGCTCGAAGCGGCCGGTTGCACCGTCCACACCCCTGCGCGGGGCGTGCGCTTCCGCGAGCCCACCCCCGAGGGGGAGCGTCCCCGCTACCTCGACCTGGTCGACCGGGTGGTGGTGATGCGCGCGCTGGACGGCCCCGAACGTCCCGGCCGGCCCGGCCCCGGCGACCTCGCGCACACCCACTCGCCGCTGCCGGTCCGGCTGGCCCTGACCGCGCTCGCCGACGCCGGCCACCGCCCGCCCGACCTGGTCCTGGGCGACCACGGCTGGCTCTGCGGCGCCGGCCGGCTCGGCATCCCGGCGGGCGGCATCGCCGACTGCAACGACGTCGCCCCGTTCGCCGCGGAGGCGGCCGGCCTGGTCGAGGTGGTCGTCCCGCTGGAGGACGGTTCGGCCCCGGACTGCTACAGACCGCTGAGCGACTACGTACTGCAACGGGCGGACCTCGCACCGTACAACAGTTGA
- a CDS encoding acetoin utilization protein AcuC has product MAESTCGLHLFWDEAETGYDFGPGHPMDPTRLALTMRLIESLGLTRQPSVQLRAAPAAGESTLRLVHTADYIEAVKRAAADPAAVDAAHGLGTDDNWAFPGLHTASALIAGQSVAAAEAVWRGETPHAVNFAGGLHHAMPGQASGFCIYNDPALAIARLLELGAERIAYVDVDVHHGDGVQQAFWNDPRVLTVSLHESPSTLFPQTGWSTETGGPDAEGTAANLALPAGTGDAGWLRAFHAVVPELVSAFRPQVIVSQHGADTHVEDPLAHLAVTVDAQRIIAESVHRLAHEHAGGRWVATGGGGYAVVDVVPRTWTHLVATAAGHPVDPATETPEDWRAEVFRLTRRPAPQRMTDGAKPHWSDFQDGGYDPADRLDQAILATRRAVLPHHGLIP; this is encoded by the coding sequence ATGGCGGAAAGCACCTGTGGGCTGCACCTGTTCTGGGACGAGGCCGAGACCGGTTACGACTTCGGGCCCGGCCACCCGATGGATCCGACGCGGCTCGCGCTGACGATGCGGCTGATCGAGAGCCTCGGGCTCACCAGGCAGCCGTCCGTGCAGCTGCGGGCCGCCCCGGCCGCGGGGGAGTCGACGCTGCGGCTGGTGCACACCGCCGACTACATCGAGGCGGTGAAGCGGGCCGCCGCCGACCCCGCCGCCGTCGATGCGGCGCACGGCCTGGGCACCGACGACAACTGGGCGTTCCCCGGCCTGCACACGGCCTCCGCGCTGATCGCCGGCCAGTCGGTGGCCGCCGCCGAAGCGGTCTGGCGCGGCGAGACCCCGCACGCGGTGAACTTCGCGGGCGGGCTGCACCACGCGATGCCCGGCCAGGCGTCCGGCTTCTGCATCTACAACGACCCGGCGCTGGCCATCGCCCGGCTGCTCGAACTCGGCGCCGAGCGGATCGCCTACGTGGATGTGGACGTCCACCACGGCGACGGCGTCCAGCAGGCGTTCTGGAACGACCCGCGGGTGCTGACGGTCTCGCTGCACGAGAGCCCGTCCACGCTCTTCCCGCAGACCGGCTGGTCCACCGAGACCGGCGGCCCGGACGCCGAGGGCACCGCCGCCAACCTGGCGCTGCCGGCCGGCACCGGCGACGCGGGCTGGCTGCGCGCCTTCCACGCCGTCGTCCCGGAACTGGTCTCCGCGTTCCGCCCGCAGGTGATCGTCAGCCAGCACGGTGCGGACACCCACGTGGAGGACCCGCTCGCACACCTCGCCGTCACGGTCGACGCGCAGCGGATCATCGCCGAGTCGGTGCACCGCCTGGCCCACGAGCACGCGGGGGGCCGCTGGGTGGCCACCGGCGGCGGCGGGTACGCGGTGGTCGACGTGGTGCCGCGGACCTGGACCCACCTGGTGGCGACCGCCGCCGGGCACCCGGTCGACCCGGCCACCGAGACCCCGGAGGACTGGCGGGCCGAGGTGTTCCGGCTGACCCGCCGCCCCGCGCCGCAGCGGATGACCGACGGCGCGAAGCCGCACTGGTCGGACTTCCAGGACGGCGGCTACGACCCGGCCGACCGGCTCGACCAGGCGATCCTGGCCACCCGCCGGGCCGTCCTCCCGCACCACGGGCTGATCCCGTGA
- a CDS encoding MFS transporter — translation MQVKATVEPTPRLRRARIALAVSFFLQGTTFALLVTCIPELQKRYGLSDSLLPVFLAAVPILAGVGSITSETLVERTTARGVLRVVQPALCLTLALTGLGSQLWQLAIALGLFGLLVGALDASMNMLGVGLQHRYGRSIMIGFHAAFSLGGILGAAVAGLGAHWDAGLPALFGGAAVVLVPSALVAGRWFAGPAELGDAVREAAALAARRIPWKPLLPLCAAMAFAYIADASVSNYSVKYLTDGLHSPDDLAKLSYLGYMVAMLLGRTVGDRAVQRFGAIPVVRTGATVAGAGFLIAAVAPGTWAGILGFTVLGFGICAIIPQVFAAGGRLFPRASDAAVARLNLFNYVGFLIGSPLVGTLAEVSSYRWAFCAPMLLILAILPLAPHFSPQRADAGTTPADTPQVPHPTRP, via the coding sequence ATGCAGGTCAAGGCCACGGTCGAACCCACCCCGCGACTCCGGCGGGCCCGGATCGCGCTGGCGGTCTCGTTCTTCCTGCAGGGCACCACTTTCGCCCTGCTGGTCACCTGCATCCCCGAACTGCAGAAGCGCTACGGCCTCAGCGACTCCCTGCTGCCGGTCTTCCTCGCCGCCGTCCCGATCCTGGCCGGCGTCGGCTCCATCACCTCCGAGACGCTGGTCGAGCGCACCACCGCCCGCGGCGTCCTGAGGGTCGTGCAGCCCGCCCTCTGCCTCACCCTGGCGCTCACCGGGCTCGGCTCGCAGCTCTGGCAACTCGCGATCGCCCTCGGGCTGTTCGGCCTCCTGGTGGGCGCCCTCGACGCCTCCATGAACATGCTCGGCGTCGGCCTCCAGCACCGCTACGGCCGCAGCATCATGATCGGCTTCCACGCCGCGTTCAGCCTCGGCGGCATCCTCGGCGCCGCCGTCGCCGGCCTCGGCGCGCACTGGGACGCCGGACTGCCCGCCCTGTTCGGTGGCGCCGCGGTCGTGCTGGTCCCGTCCGCGCTGGTCGCCGGCCGCTGGTTCGCCGGACCCGCCGAACTCGGCGACGCCGTCCGGGAGGCCGCCGCGCTCGCCGCCCGCCGGATCCCCTGGAAGCCGCTGCTGCCGCTGTGCGCCGCGATGGCCTTCGCCTACATCGCCGACGCCTCGGTCTCCAACTACAGCGTCAAGTACCTGACCGACGGCCTGCACAGCCCCGACGACCTCGCCAAGCTCTCCTACCTCGGCTACATGGTCGCCATGCTGCTCGGCCGTACCGTCGGCGACCGCGCCGTCCAGCGCTTCGGCGCGATCCCCGTGGTCCGCACCGGCGCCACCGTGGCCGGCGCGGGTTTCCTGATCGCCGCCGTCGCCCCCGGTACCTGGGCCGGCATCCTCGGCTTCACCGTCCTCGGTTTCGGCATCTGCGCGATCATCCCGCAGGTCTTCGCCGCCGGCGGCCGGCTCTTCCCGCGGGCCAGCGACGCCGCCGTGGCCCGCCTCAACCTCTTCAACTACGTCGGCTTCCTGATCGGCTCCCCGCTGGTCGGCACCCTCGCCGAAGTCTCCAGCTACCGCTGGGCGTTCTGCGCCCCGATGCTGCTGATCCTGGCCATCCTCCCGCTCGCCCCGCACTTCTCGCCCCAGCGGGCCGACGCGGGGACCACGCCCGCGGACACGCCCCAGGTGCCGCACCCCACGCGCCCCTGA